The Pseudomonas solani genome segment GGTCACGCCGGTGATGTAGGAGGCTTCGTCGGAAGCCAGGAAGAGGATCGCGCCGGCCTGTTCGTCGATGCTGCCGTAGCGTTTCATCAGGCTGCTGTCGAGGGTCTGGTCGACGATCTGCTGGTACCAGATCTTCTCCTGGGCGCTCTGCTCCGCCGTGTTGCGCGGGATGCGCCGGGGCGGTGCCTCGGTGCCACCGGGCGCGGTGGCGTTGACGCGGATGCCGCGCCCGGCGTTCTCGAAGGCCAGGCAGGCGGTGAGCGCGTTGACGCCGCCCTTGGCCGCGCCATAGGGCACGCGGTTGAGGCTGCGGGTGGCGATGGAGGAAACGTTGACGATGGCCCCCGCACCCCGCTCCAGCATGTAGGGCAGCGCCGCGTGGCAGCACCAGAGCGTGGGGAACAGCGAGCGGCGCACCTCGGCCTCGATCTCGTGCACTTCGTAGTGCTCGAACGGCTTGGCCCAGATGGTGCCGCCGACGTTGTTGACCAGCACATCGAGGCGCCCGAAGCGTGCCACCGCCGCCGCCATCACCCGGCTGCATTCGGCGTATTGCTCGAGGTCGGCGGTCAGCGCCAGCACACGGCCGTCCC includes the following:
- a CDS encoding 1,6-dihydroxycyclohexa-2,4-diene-1-carboxylate dehydrogenase, encoding MSNRFNDKVALVTGAAQGIGRRVAERLVEEGARLVAVDRSELVFELREQLGDGRVLALTADLEQYAECSRVMAAAVARFGRLDVLVNNVGGTIWAKPFEHYEVHEIEAEVRRSLFPTLWCCHAALPYMLERGAGAIVNVSSIATRSLNRVPYGAAKGGVNALTACLAFENAGRGIRVNATAPGGTEAPPRRIPRNTAEQSAQEKIWYQQIVDQTLDSSLMKRYGSIDEQAGAILFLASDEASYITGVTLPVGGGDLG